The Lycium barbarum isolate Lr01 chromosome 9, ASM1917538v2, whole genome shotgun sequence genome has a segment encoding these proteins:
- the LOC132610106 gene encoding uncharacterized protein LOC132610106, whose product MDVYSWFRRSLSTTTTTVTPKPNLKDNELLYGVTDQLLDFIKSFSIDTFRNFSVPDEENGNEGSGDKPENVRKDLSDWQQRHALIILSKVKELSQLRFKLCPRYLKEQQFWTIYFALVKGFVAKYELHAIQLDKLKQMRMENENTPDVAACEVEMSEAKQTTDVSPTNSEEHN is encoded by the exons ATGGATGTATATTCATGGTTTCGACGAAGCCTCTCTACAACCACAACCACTGTTACTCCTAAACCTAACCTTAAAGACAACGAACTACTCTATGGTGTCACTGATCAATTACTTGATTTTATCAAATCCTTTTCCATTGACACCTTTCGAAATTTCTCTGTCCCAg ATGAGGAGAATGGTAACGAAGGCAGTGGAGATAAACCCGAGAATGTACGGAAAGATCTATCCGATTGGCAACAGCGTCATGCTTTGATTATTCTTTCTAAAGTCAAG GAACTCTCACAATTGAGGTTCAAATTATGTCCGCGTTATTTGAAGGAGCAACAGTTTTGGACAATATATTTTGCCCTTGTCAAGGGTTTTGTTGCCAA ATATGAGCTACATGCTATACAGTTAGATAAGCTCAAACAGATGAGAATGGAAAATGAAAATACACCAGATGTTGCTGCATGTGAAGTTGAGATGTCTGAAGCGAAACAAACAACAGATGTATCACCTACAAATTCGGAGGAGCACAATTAG
- the LOC132611755 gene encoding uncharacterized protein LOC132611755: MAQVICKGDIINGLKILIRQESQSAHSMHCFSHQLQLNLVAVSKICVEVGKLVVLVSNILMGLHQELGLARSGDTYWGSHYKSFSNFILMFGSILDVLESLVLVAHSSDERAKAKGYLRTCQTIEDVFMLHLMRNVLGITNELNKCLEKKEQDITNAKLLVELSVFCIEYEKIPNFDELSVFCIEYEKIPNFDESYVSSLRSRRKHVDYTISHHYRLEVFHKITDWQLQEFDNPFGEVAIDLLHGIACMVALDNKLASYIVDVRDVNERFSNLNRFCNLSKRLVQTKKHSSYPFVFCLKLSLLTLVATTSAERASSAMKFTNNYLWSRMSDVSF; encoded by the exons ATGGCGCAAGTAATATGCAAAGGTGATATTATTAATGGTCTTAAAATATTGATTAGGCAAGAAAGCCAGTCTGCTCATTCTATGCATTGCTTCTCTCATCAGCTTCAACTAAATCTAGTTGCAGTTTCTAAAATATGTGTTGAAGTGGGAAAACTTGTAGTATTGGTTTCAAATATTTTGAT GGGCTTGCATCAAGAACTTGGTCTTGCTAGATCTGGTGATACTTATTGGGGATCTCACTATAAATCTTTTAGTAACTTTATTCTTATGTTTGGCTCTATTCTTGATGTTCTTGAGTCACTTGTTCTCGTTGCACATTCTTCGGATGAAAGGGCTAAGGCAAAGGGATATCTCAGAACTTGTCAAACAATTGAGGATGTATTCATGTTGCATTTGATGAGAAATGTTTTAGGCATCACAAATGAGCTTAATAAATGCTTAGAGAAAAAGGAACAAGATATCACAAACGCCAAGCTACTTGTTGAA CTATCTGTATTTTGTATCGAATATGAAAAGATACCTAACTTTGATGAGTTATCTGTATTTTGTATCGAATATGAAAAGATACCTAACTTTGATGAGTCATATGTTAGCTCTTTAAGATCACGACGTAAACATGTTGATTATACAATCTCACATCATTATCGTCTTGAAGTGTTTCACAAAATTACTGATTGGCAACTTCAAGAATTTGATAATCCTTTTGGCGAAGTGGCAATTGATTTGCTTCATGGAATTGCTTG TATGGTTGCTCTTGACAATAAGCTTGCAAGTTACATTGTTGATGTTCGTGATGTTAATGAAAGGTTCTCTAATCTAAATCGGTTTTGTAATCTTTCAAAAAGATTAGTTCAGACAAAGAAGCATTCAAGTTATCCTTTTGTATTCTGCTTAAAACTTTCTTTGCTTACACTAGTTGCCACTACATCCGCTGAAAGAGCTTCTTCGGCAATGAAATTTACCAATAATTACTTGTGGAGTCGAATGAGTGACGTATCTTTTTAG